The following DNA comes from Chelmon rostratus isolate fCheRos1 chromosome 20, fCheRos1.pri, whole genome shotgun sequence.
ACAAAGATGGTTGAGCAACTGAACTGTCAGGGCTGACATGCCAACAAcaaatgtttctcttctttttctggtAACTGTCAGACTACACTGTCTATTTCCAGAAGTTTAGCTAGTTCATGAAAACGGTTATGTTTTAAGAGATAGGCttttattcatgcttttgtttaatGGAtaatctgctgtgtgttgaatGTGGAGATATAACAGCAATATTACTGATGGGCAACAAAGTAACccacaaattaatttaaagaaTTTAATGTACTCTGTTTCCTGCCCACTGCTAGGTTAGTGTCCATGTGTACTTTCAATATAATTGCCCTTGAGCAGCCTCCTAATGTCATGTGGCCTGGATACATCTTAATTCCCTTTAAATCCCTCCACAACAGATTGCCATATGTGACAGCTGAGTGCCGGCCAGCAGGCCGCTGCCTGGCCTCTCAGCCTGTCCTGTTGCTTATTGTTTCAGTGGGACTTGGATATCATGCAGGGTTTTGTTTAGAGGAATCATTTCTACTTTGCAGTGGAAAAAGCTAAATTGAGAAGCCTTTATACAGTGTGCAAAAGGGATGGCAaatctttaaatatttacatatttgtaGTTGCACTGATGATTCATTCATGAAATGATTAGCAGGAGTCATAGAGCTAAATCCGGTTTGGACATCATCATCTGTGGATGGGAGTTCCTGGCCCCATTCAGTGAAATAAATGCTAATCTCATTTTGTTTAGCTGCCCGTGGCTTACCTGCAACAGTATTTCCTTTAACCTAAATAAAGCAGGTCGATACTCAAGGAAACAGGTTCTACTTATTCGCCACACTGAACTAAAGTTTCATGGAAATAACTGAGAGATGGAATCTAAATCCTACACCCATACATCCTTAACACCCTCATACTCAAAACGATGGGGTCTTTATTTCTTCGATCATGcgtatttcattattttcaaacaatATATCCATTAACCTTTGTTCATCCAAAGTATACCTGTTTTTTCCATAACATCTCATTTCCCTTATTATATCAGAGTATGCATGCTGTTTTGCTGTCAggtctcacagctgcacacTGGGCGACTGCTGTTTAAACAGCGCCAATTATGTTaaatgccttgctcaagagAAACTGTATGTGAGTTCTTTGATAGTGCACAGCATTTAATTGAAGAAGTCTATTCCTGAAGGATAGTTCAGTTATTGCATTGATTTTACCAACAAAACTCTGCTTGTGAGCATACATGCAGCACCATGTCCCAAAAAGCTATAGCCTTTAGAATTATGTTCAATTGCTGGGACATCATgctacacatttttttttacattttttttggcCCAGACTTCCCCTGGGTCTTCTATTGAAGAAATAGTGCATGTCCTATACAACCCAACATTAATCCTCCATGCAAAAGGATAAACTACTCAGGCTACTATAAGACACTCAGTTTACCTTATTGTCTGTGAGACAAACTGAGACATTACTTATGAGGCTGATGTCAGAATGCATATGTGGATATGATGCAATTGCATTAAAGTAAGGAAAGCATTTAGGACAGTGTGTTGCAATCGAAAACAAAACAGTGGACAGATATGCATTTAGGAAAATAAAGTATATCGGTGTCATGGAGGTCTGACAACCACTTTGTTTTTGCttatgtgatttttaaaaagtccttAGGGTCAATGTACAATATAACAGTGTGTTCACTGCGTCAATCAAATCCTCTTGCCAGGCAGGGCGCTTGGGAAAGGTAGTGGATGCCGGTaagcatgatgatgatgtaacaTCCTATTTACATCCCTGTTGGCCTAATCTGCCTAGGACTGGCTGTGTCATCTCCCTTGGGTGGTCATGTTGGAGCCTCCTACTAGTGAGACACTCACTTAATCCTCCTCActgatggaaaaacaagaagtggtgcttgcttttctttgtcctcaGATCGCTTATAAATCCTGTTTTGGCGGAATTTTCAGGCATAGGTAAAGCCTCTAACAGTTGTCCAAATTATTGTATTTGTAGTTGATTGATATGtactgcctctgctgctgctgatgatgtgtatttcttttctgtctctgaaggATTGCAAAGTCACAGTGTCAACTGTTGGCTGACCTACATCCCCAGGATCCAACCTTTCTAACAACAGATCAGTTACTGCAAGATGTGTTTTGAACGAGAGATGGTGTGGATCGTCAGTTACTGGCCAACTAAAAATCCATCCTCTTGGGAAAAGAACGATTGAACTCTTTTGGAGAAGACGCCCCGGCAACAAAGATATTTCTTCAGCAGAagaggacaggaaacaggagagaTATTTGATCAATGAATCAGCGCTGTCTTTCCAAAACTTGTTGTAAGAATAAGGAAAGTTAACAAGCTGATGAAACCGTCTTGAGAGATGATGAATCGCTACACCACCCTGAAGCAGCTGGGTGATGGCACCTATGGCAGCGTACTAATGGGGAGAAGCAACGAGTCTGGAGAACTGGTGGCTATCAAGAGGTGAAGATGATCTCTTTGTCTTAAAGATTTAAAGATCCTttccactcaaaaatgtgtttttcttaagTCACCTAAAATGTCTGACTATAATGATTTGTATCTGTGCAAAGTTTGTCACTAGATTGATGTTTTCAAATTCCTCTAATAAAGGAGGAGATGTCTATGCGCTCCCCTCAAATCTGAGATTCAAAGTTACCCTGGACAAGCTAGATTTGGTACGTCACAAATTTGAAAGCCTGTCGCCGTCTAATATGCTAATACTGTCACTGCCTATGAGCCAGTTCCTAGGCAAACTTGGTTGGCTGTCAAGATAAACAGATAACGGTATTACACGCAATAATAAAAATCTCAGCCAGATGGAATATATCTTTCTGCAAACTTTGATTAGGTCTCTAATATAGAATTACATATTAACAACATGACAATGTGAGCACAATGTAGCACCATAATAAATATTATTGTATGTTTCATAACCACTAACGCTGTGTCAACCACTGTCAGTTACAAGATAACAAACAACATATGAACTACACTTACCATTCTGATACAGTTGCTGATTTTTGTccactttaaaatgtgtctggAGAGGAATATTGTCTatcttgtttctctttgttagACATTACAGTATATTGATATTATATTAGTATTGCAAATTGTGCAAGTGTGAGAGTTTGGTTAGTTTAATATTGTGGTATAATTTCTTTCTCCAGTTTTAAAGGCTGCTTTACATTATAGAGAAGTTGTACAATTCAGTTAATCTACAGTATTGACTGTTCTACAACAGCCACAAGCTTATATTAAACATTGTATAAAAGCCACAATAATAACACTGTGATATTTGATTTTCGACAATATTACCAAACTTTGCGACAGAGACTTTATGATGTCTTTAGGTTTCCATATATATGTTGCTCATGATAAATCCAAATGTAGTTTAGATTTTAAATGTAGATGTTTTGCAAAGCAGATGtactttaaaaatgcaaaatgtactCTAACACTCTTACTTCATGAATTTTTCTTTGCAAGAGATAAACGTCTTACTAACAGAAATTCAAAGTGAAATCTAGGGCTAAGGGCCACTGGTTTCCGGCTGTCACCAGGGCAAACAAACCAGCTTACATGCCTTTGTTTCAGCAGCATGGCAGCAGGGTTCAATAATAGATGAGAAACCGGGGAGATGCGTCCACTGGTTGATCACCTGGTTACCATGCAAGACTATACATGGTGACGGTGAAAGGGAGTGAAAGTCGAGGGAGTGTGTCAGGTTGCTGACATTGTGGAAGGGACAGCCGAAACTGGCGGGTGCccagaggggagaaaaagacaTCTGCACGTCCTGTAACTCTTACATAATTCCAGTTAGAGGGACAGGTAAAGGTGTCCTTGTTTTAATATACATAACAGCACATGCTGCGATAAAACTGACAACTTAATGTATCAGCTGAGTCAAGGTGTGTTTTACACTTAAATCAAGCAGAAAACAATAATGGCAAAGCCTTTACAGTTTAGAATATGAATTTATGTCACTTTACAATCTACAGcttttgctggttttcttcttgaaatgagctgaaattAGAGATGTCTcaaaaaagctgaattattGATGGAGACAGACAAAGGAATTTTGTAAAGGTAAtgactgtactgtatgttggaGGTAATATGTGCGGCTCGCATATGTGATGTCTTCTGTTCTTTAGTTGATGCATGTTTAATCTGTACTCCAACTTAATGTGTGGTTTTGACTTTATTTCACAGAATGAAGAGGAAGTTTTACTCTTGGGAAGAATGTATGAACCTAAGGGAGGTGAAGGTGAGGATGGTGATACTTTGGGCAGGTCATGGGACAGTTTATATCAATAGTACTTCCAGTAACTGGCAACAGGGGGAGACAGCTGCTGAGAACTGTTGCCAGTTACTGTTACctcaaaaagttttttttgtgtatttttgcatttagAATATTGCAaatcagctgctctctgccaTTTGATTCTAATTCATAAttgtaaacatttaatttcattgtcgaacaattctgtgttttatgtctaTTCTAAACCATGAGTGCTGTTATTCTTGCCCTTTTCCATGATTTATCACACCAGTCACTGAAGAAGCTGAACCATGCGAATGTGGTGAAACTGAAGGAGGTAATCAGAGAGAATGATCACCTCTACTTTGTCTTTGAGTATATGAAGGAGAACCTCTACCAGCTCATGAAGGACAGGTAAGTACTGTAAATACTTTACAATGCAAATATTTGTACAAGGTATATAACATAAGTGGTGTAGTTATCATTATCATAACATAGCACAAAGTTTCCAGATGTCAGCGTCTGGTCAGGAGTCTCCAGACTGACATGCCTGAAACATGGTCAGTTCTAGATTGTGATGTAATTTGGATGATCTGATGGGATCCAATGTTTCCAGTGgaatatattatatttctgGTACCATGCTCTTAAAAGTTCACACTTGCCCTACATTCAGCTCTCCCTTGCGCACTGCAGACAGCAGACTAATACCGTCTGTGGGGGAAGCCCCGAGGTTTTTGTTAGTTTGGAAACCATTGTTTGTACTGCACCTGGGTTTGTCCTCTGTGTAAGACAAAAAGTACACAAGTTGAGGAAGCCCTCAATGTTTTACAGCTAGTCAGTTTAGTGGcttaatgtgtatttttatgtatgCCTTGTTTTTCATTCTATTTTACCAGTTAGTGTATGTGTACAAAGGCAAACATAAAGCTGTTTAGTAATGATGCAAAGCAGACTCATGAGAATTCTACCAATTTTTATGCTTTCAGAAAAAAGTTGTTCCCTGAATCAGTGATACGAAACATAAGCTTTCAGATTTTACAAGGCCTGTCATTTATTCACAAACATGGTAGGTGTACCGTGTTCCCTTCATGCCTTGCATGAGTGGTTGCATACTGCAAGATTCATAGAACACGTTATTGCAACTGTAAAGCTCTGAAGTATTGAATATTTCAACCAAAATCCTGAATTGTCAACTGGTGATAGGTTGATCAGAATCTTGCTGTTTGTGAACCTTTCATACCTGCCTCATCTAACTCACTGTCTGCATTTCTATAATTAATGGATGTGTGGATGCCTCATATGTGGGTGCAAGTTTTAAAAATTGTACAAAGAACTCAATTATACAAGCTTTtgtatgtgtaaatgcaatgcCCATGCCTCCACACAGCCAGAACACATGAACCTTTCaggatttctctctcttttaactgcatttctttcatttcccttttacccctctttccttccttctctttgcTCGGCTGCTAGAGAGAATAAGATGTTCTCAGAGAATGAAATTAGGAACATCTTGTTTCAAGTGCTGTCTGGGTTGGTTTTTGTACATAAGCATGGTAAGAGGCTTTACTCTATCATTCTTTTCCTGCTCAGAAGTAGCATGACCTTCCAGCTGTTGCTTtgggtgtgtttgatgttttaaaaagaCTTGTAATGTAGTGCCACCCTCAGGTAGAACACCACAAGCTCAGTATGTACAATATGTTGTACGTGTTTAATTCACTATGCCTAGCAGGTGTGTTTTTACGTAGATACATATAAGAGACCTGGGCCATATTATATTTTACAATAGCATTAAATATTTTAGCTCCACTAGGCACCTGGCACTTTCATTTCACTATAAATCAAGATGCAGTGTATTTTTTGCTTGAAGTCTCTTCATGCTTAGAATTTAGATCATGTATTATTATAGTTGTATCTATAAAATGCCTTCACATGCAACTACTTTCATTAATACTACCtggattattttattttcaacacatgACGAAGAATGTTGGCACCGTAACTGGTAAAGCTGATGTGCCAACATTTGTATTTAGATAGATTCCCTTTAATATCTGCATGTGGCAACTACATGACTGTGCATAGAAGATTAGGCAAATAAAACAGCTTGATAAGGTTAGCAAAACGATGTGTCCATGGTTagataataaaaatgtcaatgCTGAATACTCAGGCCTTGAATACACAGACCCTCAAACCAGGGCCACTGCTGTGGAAGGCAAGTATGCATCTATTCACCAGCTCGTCAGTATTCCTTTTCATGTGTCATCTGAACTTAGTACAACAAATGAATCTGAAATACTGGGGTAGAGTAGTGTGATTGTAATTTGGTTGTTTGGCCGTTTAGAGACCCAATTTAAAGGTGGCGTTTACTCTATAAACAGGGGCTCAGCTTGATATGAACTTTTCTACAGGTTTCTTTCATCGAGACATGAAGCCAGAGAATCTGCTGTGCATGGGTCCAGAGCTGGTGAAAATAGCAGATTTTGGACTGGCCAGAGAGATCCGCTCCAAACCTCCATACACAGACTATGTATCAACTAGATGGTGAGAGTATTGTCCAGGCGTCAATAGCCAtctaaaacacaaatgaaagcatATGCATCAGTTACAGCGTGGTAGACTGCTTGTGAGTTCAAGCAAAAGAAAATTATTAACATTGTATGCATTATACTCATATATTTAGAGATACACTATGGGTTGTTGGCTGTCTTATTTAAGTATGTTCTCTGCCCAGGTACCGAGCTCCAGAGGTCCTGCTCCGGTCGTCGACCTACAGCTCTCCTATTGACCTGTGGGCTGTGGGTTGCATCATGGCTGAACTCTACACTCTTAGACCTCTTTTCCCTGGCAACAGTGAAGTGGATGAGATCTTTAAGATCTGCCAAGTCTTAGGCACCGTCAAAAAGGTGAGACGAAACTGAAAGGAGGGAGGTGGAAATAACTGACCTTTATTCTGTAATTACTTAAAACTTTTTGGAAGCTGAAATTAATTGAAACAATATCCCCAATGTTATGTTTAAGGTTATTTAGAGAGAATGTGTTTACCATATAAAACTAAATAGCACGTAAGTAGGCCAAGAGCAgtgttcctctctctgtggtgCAAAGCAGCTTAAGTGTGCTCCATGCCGAACAGGATGCCCACTTCATTTCAAAGGCTTTCCCCAAATCCATGCCTATTTACTCTGATTGCTAAGCAGAGAGCAGTCAGAGCCCATTTTTGGTATGACCTGGCCAGGAACTAAATCTGTGACCTCAACCACAAGGGCAGGCATGGGCAGGCATCCACTGCCACTGATGTATATGTTACATTGTTCATTGATGTGTAGGTTATAGAAGTGCAACATCTAATTAATAAATATGACAGTATTTACAATATGAAATACATAAACAGTAAAAAACCATCTGATTTTCTCTTCCCTTAGACGGATTGGCCAGAGGGCTACCAACTAGCGTCTGCAATGAACTTTCGTTTCCCCCAATGTGTGCCGACCCACCTGAAGACCCTCATCCCCAATGCCAGCAATGAGGCTATCACCCTGATGAAGGACCTGCTGCAGTGGGACCCCAAAAAAAGACCCACTGCTGTACAGGTAGGCACTAGGCGAGGCTGTGGCTCAAGGTCGAGTTAAGGTGTAGTTATATAGTAAAAGGTCAAGATTGTCATGTCTGttcaatgaaaatgattttttttggaaGTGAAAGTAATGAATATTTACgtattatatatttacatatatactTTATTTAACCCAATCTGGGAAATACCATATATTAGTATAACTTTGAATATCAAGCTACATTTAAACAGATTCATTGAAACTAAAAATTGTAGGCCCATACTTAGAATTTTATACAGCCAGTCACACAGTCTGTATATGATGGGACAAAAGCAACAGGTGTCTGCGACTGCCCCAAGTTTTCATGCATCATGACTTTATAGAGGCCAGAGTGTAACCTGGACTTCAAGGACCTATTTGGGCATACTTTTAGCTTAATCCTAAAAAACATACCTGTTCTCAGTGAAGCAATTTCCATGACAGTGCAACGCTCTCCACTACATGCAGATTATCTGGAGTTCCAATACTGAGATTGCATTAGTATTCTAATCCTAGTCATTTTAAATAGTGCTTAAGCCATACTTCATTTCCTCTGCCACTGCTAAATGTTCTACCTCTGCTGGTGTGCTCTGTGTCATAAGCAACACATGGTCGTCACATAGTTAGAcataatttacacacacacagtgagactgCGGGCCATAATTAGGGCCCTGTGTAGGAAACACCTTATCTGTTGGAGTGACAATGCTTTTCCATTTCGTGCTTATAAAGCTCCCAGGTGTAGGTGTTCTAGTGTTATGCCATTTTAAGAAAGCAATTTGGATTCATTTTAAGCCTACTCAGCAAAAATGCAGGATTGCATATTTGAAtggaataaaaaacaaaggttTGAGTGTACACGGTTCATGTTCTTTGTATGCAAAGGCTTTTTAAGTCCGTGGCTCTTGTGTTATGGAGTCCATAAGGTTTCAGGCCTCTGCATTCTGCTCGAAAACAATGCTTGCCGAATATTCATAATAACAGAATAACAATCTGTTTTGTGTTCTGCTTCCTATCTAGGCCTTGCGTTACCCGTACTTCCAGGTAGGCCAGATCTTAGGGCCTCGTCCTCAGAGCCAGGAGGTCAAGAAGGTCCAGGCCAGGCCGCTGGGCCAAAAGCAGGCCTCGGAGCCCAAGACTGATCCCCAGCAGTCTTCCTCTGAGTCCAAAGCCTCCACATCCTCCTGCagaaaccaacagcagcagcagcatcatcagccTCTTCAACAGATCCCCCTTCCCCAGACTGAGAGTAAACCAGGAGGCCTCAGCCATGCAGTGAGTGTCTTTATGCAAATCAGAaccttatttattttatttcatatttaatagAATTAAAGTGTGAAAGCACCTAAGATTATGCAGATAAATAGGCTGTATTTGGATTTGCCAGAATACTAGTACATAAAGGAGTCCTTCTGGCCCCTGACTTTGCATTTCAGACACCTCTTCTGAGGAGTAAGACTTTTTTCGGTATAAAGTGCCTTAATACAACTTTTAATCCAAGTTTTAGCAGAGCTCGTCGTATATACAACCTACTCCATTGCCTGCTCGCTAGCGCCCCCTGAGGGGTAAGACTTGTAGGACAATGAAAGTAGCAAAGAGCTCAAGTTAAGTTGAGAAGACAGCTTTTATCAATGAACATGCCATTTTGTGTGGGCACCTattctttcatcttcctctgcagaAAGCAGCATCGCTGGGCAGTGAGAACAGCATTGGTGCCGGTGGGATGGGGGTGCTGAAGAGTGGCCGCCGTCGCTGGGGCCAGACTGTGGCCAAGACCTCAGACAGCTGGGAGGAGCCTGACCCGTCAGAAACCGCCGCCTCCAACTCCAAGAAACCCAGCCTGGGgaatgcagaggaggagaggagcccTAAGGAGCACCGCCCACAGTCAGTGCTGCAATGTTTGAACAGAACTGGATTGACAATATGACAAAAATTTGAGCACTGACACTCAGGATTTCACTGCATTGAAGGAtataaaaaatgtgtctgtaatTTAGCTGTCTCATGCATCATGCATTATTTAAAGTGGTAGTAGAGTATCTTAGTTGTGAAGCATTTCATCATTGTCATATAGTTTGTAAAATTATATATACTGAAATATTTGGTAAATGTTTAAACGCTTAACACTCAGAGGAGTAGGACAATCATTCAAGACTTTAATAGCTAAAATTAGGCTTTTTGGGTGCAGAGCTTTTAAGTGtctgatttctgttttcaggCCCAAGGAGCAGAAGCCTCTTTATTCCTTCAGCACAGTTACTAAATTACCCAACAATGTTAAGCTTGGGCAAATGGACTCCAATCTCCCAGGATCTGCTGCACGGCAGCACTATCTGAGCCAGTCACGATACTTGCCAGGTAAGACTCCATGACTAACAGCCACTCGGGTCATCTTTATCATTGGAAATAGAACACCATAATGTAGTGTTATACAAACAATTTTTCCATTCTCTTTGTGGGTTTGCATCATTTCCCCTCTTAAACtcacatgaaaatgtatttataagATTTGTTGTATCTGTGTCAGGTGACTTATTGCTGGGAGATCTAATTACCTTTCCTGTTTGCAGACATCCGATGACAGTTACTACCTCAAGCAAACCTCAGAAACTCATATCAGCTGGCCCATTAACGCAAATACCAgtgatttaattaattaaagtaAATCAGGTTTTGTAGAAAAATTCATGGAATTATATCACAAGCACTCTGTCTTTATGGCTACccagtttttctttgtctcagaTGTCCTTTGATTGTGTGATGAAGGGGTTTGTAGATATTTTGAGATTCCCTGTAGTGATTTGTCATTCAAGCATTACGGTGACTGACTCCACTCAATAAATTATATAAGGAGCATCCTCGTGTCAAGTAAAAACAATAGGGGGTCACTGCATTACTTTGGAGCCACCTGATCTGCCAGTTTTAGAAAAATGCAACATGGTGCTTTTAGTATTCATACCCTTGATTTCACATTACATAATTTCTTTTGCCTTAAGGGTTGATCAGCAAACATCAGACTTCTTCTGGAGATAAGGACTTGACTGGTATGACGCTGCGCGATCTGTGGGAGAACTCCTCCAACACTGTAAATAAACCTCTTGCACCTATTGGAGGAGGCTTACCTGTCACCAGAGCCAACGCAGGTAAGGACTGATGTCTAATGAAGAGGTGTGAAGAGATTTGATGGAGTGTGCTcagccctaaccctaacctgggGCTCAGGTTTCCAAATTTCACCAACGTGTTGAAGAAATCACACTTTAGAAAAATTACAGGGTTTTCTGTCAACAGCATGTAGCGCTCTCATAACGTAGAAAAGAACTGAATGACTTATGTCCCAGGATATTCATGGAGAATTACAAAAACCAGTGTGCCACAAAAAGACAAACCTTTTAATGCACGTATCCTGTTACATTTGCCAGTTTTTGTGTCGTGATGCTTCAGTGAGTATTTCACTCCTTCTCAGTGTTTATTTTACCTCTCATCTGAACAAAAATGTTGTGTAATAATAACAAATTGCACCCACTGTGCACATACACTGTGACTCTCACATAAAGTATGACAAAACAACTTTGTAGCTTCTAGCAAAAATAACTATCCTTCACAGAGTCTGTAACTGAGCTAAACCATTGCGGTTGACTTCAAAACTCGGCAATAAAGCTATTTATTCGGAGACATACATAAATAATGACTACAGCTTGACTTGCTTCACTTTGCCATGCAGCGGAAACCTGGCGACTGTCAGTGTCACATGCTGTTACATAATATGACCTGTTCTCTGTGACACAAAGGCTCtaaatgctaatgatgctgCTAATGTCTCCTGATCAGTAGTTATAGGGTCATTGACCAAAGCCTTGCTGGAGAGAGCCTAAGCGTCTGCGACTTTAGAGATGGGACACCTCTATAAATCATTTGTCATGTAGACAGACACATAATATGGGTCCCCACGGTGCTCCCTCCTTCCCActcttcttctgcctctttATTTCGCcttgtctctccctccccattGCTTATTCATGGGATTAAGACTGTCGGTGTAAGATCAAGTGTTCCTTAAATGGCCCTCAACTGCACCCCCTGCTCATTTGTCCCACCTCCcaacactcaaacaaacagcaacgTTTGTTTTGATATCATTACCTGTGAATACAATTTTtcaattctttctttttttttacgttGTTCATATGCCCATGATTTTTCTCACAATTTTCTCAAccatgtctgtttttctcatccttctttctctctgattgCATGCACATTTGCTCCAACTCTACTTTTCGCTGTGAGACTAGAAGAGAATGCATCTAAATCTGAGGATAGCCCACCAGAGAAAACGGTTGTTAAAGAAAGAATACTGGAGAAAATTGATCTCTCCAAAGGTATTTAACTGAGACGACTTCACATAAATggttatgttgtattttacagttGGAGGCAATGCTGTACATTTAGGTATCTCTGACTCTTTTACTGTAAGTTACTTGTCATGCAGAAGCTCCTTTGTGCATAAACACCGTAGTCGTAGTTAGTATGGCAGCTTCGGGTATTCAGCCAGCGACTTAACATGTGAAAGAAAGCAGCTGCTAAAGGCTCTGCAGGAGACGAGGGTGCAAATACACAGTTTAAGCGGAGAACTAAGAGCTCCAGTTGCTAAATAGATGCTAAATTGCACTACAACCACAACGTCTTCATAAGGGAACAATGAGGCTTTTCACTAATTATACTGATAACCATCTGTGACTGCAGGTGAAGCAGACCGATGGTGTCGCTGGAAAAGCTGAATGACTTCAATCACTTGATCTTAGTCACTGTTGGGTCCTCAGGAGCTGTTGCATATGCAGTAGCTACCACACACATGTTCACGCAAATAATTTGTATCAGTAAAGCCATGTGTGAAAACATCTATTAGGTGTGTTTACTTaagttttcttcatttgtttgtgttttaaaaggtgcaCATTATTTTATCTTGCGTAATGTTGACTAGAAGTCCATGCTGGTTGGGTACCTGGAGGGAGCAACaatgaaatacataaaatgaaGGCCCTTTAACTatgtctgtcttctcttttaGGGAACTTTGTCAGCACCAAATACAACCTCTCTGGTGCTTACATGCCCTCATTCCAAAAGAAAGAGGTGGGCTCTGTGGGACAGAGAATCCAGCTTGCCCCACTGGCTGGCCAGCACACAAGTAAGATTTTATTCCATCCATGTAAAGCTAACAAAATAATCCTTGATACTTTTAGATCAGATAACCTCCCCACACCCCTACTTATCTAGCTCAACCGGTTGCACTCATCATCATTTCTTAATCTTAAGTAAATACTGTGTCTGTATCCTGTAAGAATAGCTGCTCTCTTGTATGGTCGTCCAGTGCTCAACCATTATACCATGCCTGACTGTTCCTAGTCCTTTACTCTTGCTCTCTGTTCAGTTTCCACTTTCTCATCTGCTGTTTCCAGCCAAACTCTCACTCACTGAGATGTTTCTTTCTCTTATCTTCACCCTTTCAGTCaatctttcttcctctcctgataacaaaaaagacaaacaaaaatctgcCAAGGCCAAGCCCATATCCAACTCATCTTTGAGTGAAACTAATGAAGGTATTACCATTTTCTAATAGTTGCTACaaggttttaattaaaaatcaagtcttatttatttttagctggtgtgaatgtgtcttGTGTCACATAGAAAAAGGctataaataaacacagatacCTGGATATGTTTGTAATATATGGTGataaactgactgactggcatGTTACTCCAGATTACGAGGGCTGGAAGAGGAGGGCAGACAGGACTCAGATGAAGGGCAGCAACTACTCGGCCCT
Coding sequences within:
- the mak gene encoding serine/threonine-protein kinase MAK isoform X2, whose amino-acid sequence is MMNRYTTLKQLGDGTYGSVLMGRSNESGELVAIKRMKRKFYSWEECMNLREVKSLKKLNHANVVKLKEVIRENDHLYFVFEYMKENLYQLMKDRKKLFPESVIRNISFQILQGLSFIHKHGFFHRDMKPENLLCMGPELVKIADFGLAREIRSKPPYTDYVSTRWYRAPEVLLRSSTYSSPIDLWAVGCIMAELYTLRPLFPGNSEVDEIFKICQVLGTVKKTDWPEGYQLASAMNFRFPQCVPTHLKTLIPNASNEAITLMKDLLQWDPKKRPTAVQALRYPYFQVGQILGPRPQSQEVKKVQARPLGQKQASEPKTDPQQSSSESKASTSSCRNQQQQQHHQPLQQIPLPQTESKPGGLSHAKAASLGSENSIGAGGMGVLKSGRRRWGQTVAKTSDSWEEPDPSETAASNSKKPSLGNAEEERSPKEHRPQPKEQKPLYSFSTVTKLPNNVKLGQMDSNLPGSAARQHYLSQSRYLPGLISKHQTSSGDKDLTGMTLRDLWENSSNTVNKPLAPIGGGLPVTRANAEENASKSEDSPPEKTVVKERILEKIDLSKGNFVSTKYNLSGAYMPSFQKKEVGSVGQRIQLAPLAGQHTINLSSSPDNKKDKQKSAKAKPISNSSLSETNEDYEGWKRRADRTQMKGSNYSALGKTSGNLLTRAPAVQPVHGRVDWTSKYGGNR
- the mak gene encoding serine/threonine-protein kinase MAK isoform X8; translation: MMNRYTTLKQLGDGTYGSVLMGRSNESGELVAIKRMKRKFYSWEECMNLREVKSLKKLNHANVVKLKEVIRENDHLYFVFEYMKENLYQLMKDRKKLFPESVIRNISFQILQGLSFIHKHGFFHRDMKPENLLCMGPELVKIADFGLAREIRSKPPYTDYVSTRWYRAPEVLLRSSTYSSPIDLWAVGCIMAELYTLRPLFPGNSEVDEIFKICQVLGTVKKTDWPEGYQLASAMNFRFPQCVPTHLKTLIPNASNEAITLMKDLLQWDPKKRPTAVQALRYPYFQVGQILGPRPQSQEVKKVQARPLGQKQASEPKTDPQQSSSESKASTSSCRNQQQQQHHQPLQQIPLPQTESKPGGLSHAKAASLGSENSIGAGGMGVLKSGRRRWGQTVAKTSDSWEEPDPSETAASNSKKPSLGNAEEERSPKEHRPQPKEQKPLYSFSTVTKLPNNVKLGQMDSNLPGSAARQHYLSQSRYLPGLISKHQTSSGDKDLTGMTLRDLWENSSNTVNKPLAPIGGGLPVTRANAGNFVSTKYNLSGAYMPSFQKKEVGSVGQRIQLAPLAGQHTNYEGWKRRADRTQMKGSNYSALGKTSGNLLTRAPAVQPVHGRVDWTSKYGGNR
- the mak gene encoding serine/threonine-protein kinase MAK isoform X6; the encoded protein is MMNRYTTLKQLGDGTYGSVLMGRSNESGELVAIKRMKRKFYSWEECMNLREVKSLKKLNHANVVKLKEVIRENDHLYFVFEYMKENLYQLMKDRENKMFSENEIRNILFQVLSGLVFVHKHGFFHRDMKPENLLCMGPELVKIADFGLAREIRSKPPYTDYVSTRWYRAPEVLLRSSTYSSPIDLWAVGCIMAELYTLRPLFPGNSEVDEIFKICQVLGTVKKTDWPEGYQLASAMNFRFPQCVPTHLKTLIPNASNEAITLMKDLLQWDPKKRPTAVQALRYPYFQVGQILGPRPQSQEVKKVQARPLGQKQASEPKTDPQQSSSESKASTSSCRNQQQQQHHQPLQQIPLPQTESKPGGLSHAKAASLGSENSIGAGGMGVLKSGRRRWGQTVAKTSDSWEEPDPSETAASNSKKPSLGNAEEERSPKEHRPQPKEQKPLYSFSTVTKLPNNVKLGQMDSNLPGSAARQHYLSQSRYLPGLISKHQTSSGDKDLTGMTLRDLWENSSNTVNKPLAPIGGGLPVTRANAGNFVSTKYNLSGAYMPSFQKKEVGSVGQRIQLAPLAGQHTNYEGWKRRADRTQMKGSNYSALGKTSGNLLTRAPAVQPVHGRVDWTSKYGGNR